A genomic window from Nomascus leucogenys isolate Asia chromosome 10, Asia_NLE_v1, whole genome shotgun sequence includes:
- the PIH1D1 gene encoding PIH1 domain-containing protein 1: MANPKLLGLELNEAEAIGADSARFEELLLQASKELQQAETTRPESTQIQPQPGFCIKTNSSEGKVFINICHSPSIPPPADVTEEELLQMLEEDQAGFRIPMSLGEPHAELDAKGRGCTAYDVAVNSDFYRRMQNSDFLRELVITIAREGLEDKYNLQLNPEWRMMKNRPFMGSISQQNIRSQQRPRIQELGDLYTPAPGKAESGPEKPHLNLWLEAPDLLLAEIDLPKLDGALGLSLEIGENRLVMGGPQQLYHLDAYIPLQINSPESKAAFHRKRKQLMVAMPLLPVPS, encoded by the exons ATGGCGAACCCGAAGCTGCTGGGACTGGAGCTAAACGAGGCGGAGGCGATCGGTGCTGATTCGGCGCGATTTGAGGAGCTGCTGCTGCAG GCCTCGAAGGAGCTCCAGCAAGCCGAGACAACCAGACCAGAATCGACACAAATCCAGCCTCAGCCTG GTTTCTGCATAAAGACCAACTCTTCGGAAGGGAAGGTTTTCATCAACATCTGCCACTCCCCCTCTATCCCTCCTCCTGCCGACGTGACCGAGGAGGAGCTGCTTCAGATGCTAGAGGAGGACCAAGCTGGGTTTCGCATCCCCATGAGTCTGGGAGAGCCTCATGCAGAACTGGATGCAA AAGGCCGGGGCTGTACCGCCTACGACGTAGCTGTCAACAGCGACTTCTACCGGAGGATGCAG AACAGCGATTTCTTGCGGGAGCTCGTGATCACAATCGCCAGGGAGGGCCTTGAGGACAAATACAACTTGCAGCTGAATCCGG AATGGCGCATGATGAAGAACCGGCCATTCATGGGCTCCATCTCGCAGCAGAACATACGCTCGCAGCAGCGTCCTCGGATCCAGGAGCTGGGGGACCTGTACACGCCTGCCCCCGGAAAAGCTGAGTCAGG CCCTGAAAAGCCTCACCTGAACCTGTGGCTGGAAGCCCCTGACCTCCTCTTGGCCGAAATTGACCTCCCCAAACTG GATGGAGCCCTGGGGCTGTCGCTGGAGATCGGGGAGAACCGCCTGGTGATGGGGGGCCCCCAGCAGCTGTATCATCTAGACGCCTATATCCCGCTGCAGATCAACTCTCCTGAGAGCAAGGCAGCCTTCCACCGGAAGAGAAAG CAATTAATGGTGGCCATGCCGCTTCTGCCGGTGCCTTCTTGA
- the LOC100584400 gene encoding aldehyde dehydrogenase family 16 member A1, which translates to MAATRAGPRAREIFTSLEYGPVPESHACALAWLDTQDRCLGHYVNGKWLKPEHRNSVPCQDPITGENLASCLQAQAEDVAAAVEAARMAFKSWSVHPGIVRAQHLTRLAKVIQKHQRLLWTLESLVTGRAVREVRDGDVQLAQQLLHYHAIQASTQEEALAGWEPMGVIGLILPPTFSFLEMMWRICPALAVGCTVVALVPPASPTPLLLAQLSGELGPFPGILNVISGPASLVPVLASQPGIQKVAFCGALEEGRALRRSLAGECAELGLALGMESLLLLTDTADLDSAVEGVVDAAWSDRGPVRPVHSCPLLTPWRLVDRLSLCHLGSPSPFTTVLYGVSTVQTWRPLSVPIQPWLWEWWARDLGLSAWFPAEPPSMRLKARPGSPGFSVLTCSAFSFYPPELQLRFLRNGLAAGTGQGDFGPNSDGSFHASSSLTVKSGDEHHYCCIVQHAGLAQPLRVELESPAKSSVLVVGIVIGVLLLMAAAVGGALLWRRMRSGLPAPWISLRGDDTGALLPTPGEAQDADSKDVNVIPATA; encoded by the exons ATGGCTGCGACGCGTGCAGGGCCCCGCGCCCGCGAGATCTTCACCTCGCTGGAGTACGGACCGGTGCCGGAGAGCCACGCATGCGCACTG GCCTGGCTGGACACCCAGGACCGGTGCTTGGGCCACTATGTGAATGGGAAGTGGTTAAAGCCTGAACACAGGAATTCAGTGCCTTGCCAGGATCCCATCACAG GAGAGAACTTGGCCAGTTGCCTGCAGGCACAGGCTGAGGATGTGGCTGCAGCCGTGGAGGCAGCCAGGATGGCATTTAAGAGCTGGAGTGTGCACCCTGGCATCGTCCGGGCCCAGCACCTGACCAG GCTGGCCAAGGTGATCCAGAAGCACCAGCGACTGCTGTGGACCCTGGAGTCCCTGGTGACTGGGCGGGCTGTTCGAGAGGTTCGAGACGGGGACGTCCAGCTGGCCCAGCAGCTGCTCCACTACCATGCAATCCAGGCATCCACCCAGGAGGAGGCACTGGCAGGCTGGGAGCCCATGG gAGTAATTGGCCTCATCCTGCCACCCACATTCTCCTTCCTTGAGATGATGTGGAGGATTTGCCCTGCCCTGGCTGTGG GCTGCACTGTGGTGGCCCTTGTGCCCCCGGCCTCCCCGACGCCCCTCCTCCTGGCCCAGCTGTCAGGGGAGCTAGGCCCATTCCCAGGAATCCTGAATGTCATCAGTGGCCCTGCCTCCCTGGTGCCCGTCCTGGCCTCCCAGCCTGGAATCCAGAAGGTGGCCTTCTGCGGAGCCCTGGAG GAAGGGCGTGCCCTTCGACGGAGCCTGGCGGGCGAGTGTGCGGAGCTGGGCCTGGCGCTGGGGATGGAGTCGCTGCTGCTGCTGACAGACACAGCGGACCTAGACTCGGCCGTGGAGGGTGTTGTGGACGCCGCCTGGTCCGACCGCGGCCCGGTGAGACCCGTGCACTCCTgtcccctcctcacaccctggAGGCT GGTGGATAGGTtgagtctctgtcacctaggaagCCCCTCCCCTTTTACCACTGTATTATATGGGGTTAGCACAGTGCAAACATGGAGGCCTCTTTCTGTCCCTATCCAGCCCTGGCTCTGGGAGTGGTGGGCTCGCGACTTAGGCCTATCTGCCTGGTTTCCTGCAGAGCCCCCCTCCATGCGCCTGAAGGCCCGACCCGGCAGCCCTGGTTTTTCCGTGCTTACCTGCAGCGCCTTCTCCTTCTACCCTCCGGAGCTGCAACTTCGGTTCCTGCGGAATGGGCTGGCCGCTGGCACCGGCCAGGGCGACTTCGGCCCCAACAGTGACGGATCCTTCCACGCCTCGTCGTCACTAACAGTCAAAAGTGGCGATGAGCACCACTACTGCTGCATCGTGCAGCACGCGGGGCTGGCGCAGCCACTCAGGGTGGAGCTGG AATCTCCAGCCAAGTCCTCCGTGCTCGTGGTGGGAATCGTCATCGGTGTCTTGCTACTCATGGCAGCGGCTGTAGGAGGAGCTCTGTTGTGGAGAAGGATGAGGAGTGGGCTGCCAG CCCCTTGGATCTCCCTTCGTGGAGACGACACCGGGGCCCTCCTGCCCACCCCGGGGGAGGCCCAGGATGCTGATTCGAAGGATGTAAATGTGATCCCAGCCACCGCCTGA